In Pseudomonas oryzicola, one DNA window encodes the following:
- a CDS encoding flavin reductase family protein, whose product MIDATVYKHVLGSFPSGVTVITTLDDDGSVVGLTASAFSSLSMDPPLVLFCPNYSSDSYPVLIRQKRFAIHLLSGEQQAEAYAFAKKGKDKASGIEWALSELGNPILAGATAVIECELWREYEGGDHAIMVGKVHNLIVPADAPRPMVYCRGKMASLPAFA is encoded by the coding sequence ATGATCGACGCAACCGTCTACAAGCACGTCCTGGGCTCCTTCCCGTCCGGCGTTACCGTCATCACCACCCTGGACGACGACGGCTCGGTCGTCGGCCTGACCGCCAGCGCCTTCTCCTCCCTGTCGATGGACCCGCCGCTGGTGCTGTTCTGCCCCAACTACAGCTCCGACTCCTACCCTGTACTGATCCGGCAGAAACGCTTCGCCATCCACCTGCTCTCCGGTGAACAGCAAGCCGAAGCCTATGCGTTCGCCAAGAAGGGCAAGGACAAGGCCAGCGGCATCGAATGGGCCCTGAGCGAACTGGGCAACCCGATCCTGGCCGGCGCCACCGCTGTCATCGAGTGCGAACTGTGGCGTGAATACGAAGGTGGCGACCACGCCATCATGGTCGGCAAGGTGCACAACCTGATCGTCCCTGCAGACGCGCCACGGCCAATGGTGTACTGCCGCGGCAAGATGGCCAGCCTGCCCGCCTTTGCCTGA
- a CDS encoding LLM class flavin-dependent oxidoreductase, with the protein MKFSLFVHMERWDEQVSHRQLFEDLTELTLMAENGGFSTVWIGEHHAMEYTISPSPMPLLAYLAARTEKIRLGAGTIIAPFWNPIRVAGECALLDVISKGRMEVGLARGAYQFEFDRMAGGMPATDGGKALREMVPVVRKLWEGDYAHDGEVYKFPTSTSVPKPYNAVPPMWIAARDPDSHNFAVANGCNVMVTPLMKGDEEVLDLKNKFQAALDNNPGVPRPQLMVLRHTHVHSPAEPDGWKVGAQAISRFYRTFDAWFGNKTTPVNGFLEPSPESKFAEVPAFELENIRKNTMIGTPQEIIARIKYYQALGVDEFSFWCDNSLPHAEKKKSLALFIKEVVPAFA; encoded by the coding sequence ATGAAATTTTCGTTGTTCGTGCACATGGAACGTTGGGATGAACAGGTCAGCCACCGCCAGCTGTTCGAAGACCTGACCGAACTGACCCTGATGGCCGAAAACGGCGGTTTCAGCACCGTGTGGATCGGCGAACACCACGCCATGGAATACACCATTTCGCCGAGCCCGATGCCATTGCTGGCCTACCTGGCCGCACGCACCGAAAAGATCCGCCTGGGCGCCGGCACCATCATCGCGCCGTTCTGGAACCCGATCCGGGTCGCCGGCGAGTGTGCCCTGCTCGACGTGATCAGCAAGGGCCGCATGGAAGTGGGCCTGGCCCGTGGCGCCTACCAGTTCGAGTTCGACCGCATGGCCGGTGGCATGCCGGCCACCGACGGCGGCAAGGCCCTGCGGGAAATGGTGCCGGTGGTGCGCAAGCTGTGGGAAGGCGACTACGCCCATGACGGCGAGGTGTACAAGTTCCCCACCTCCACCAGCGTGCCAAAACCCTACAACGCCGTCCCGCCAATGTGGATCGCTGCCCGCGACCCGGACTCGCACAACTTCGCCGTGGCCAACGGTTGCAACGTCATGGTGACGCCGCTGATGAAGGGTGACGAAGAAGTGCTGGACCTGAAGAACAAGTTCCAGGCGGCCCTCGACAACAACCCGGGCGTGCCGCGCCCACAACTGATGGTGCTGCGTCACACCCACGTGCACAGCCCGGCCGAGCCGGATGGCTGGAAGGTCGGCGCCCAGGCCATCTCGCGCTTCTATCGCACCTTCGATGCCTGGTTCGGCAACAAGACCACCCCGGTCAACGGTTTCCTTGAGCCAAGCCCGGAGTCGAAGTTTGCCGAAGTGCCAGCGTTCGAGCTGGAGAACATCCGCAAGAACACCATGATCGGCACCCCGCAAGAGATCATCGCCCGCATCAAGTACTACCAGGCGCTGGGCGTCGACGAGTTCAGTTTCTGGTGCGACAACAGCCTGCCGCATGCCGAGAAGAAGAAGTCGCTCGCGCTGTTCATCAAGGAAGTGGTGCCGGCGTTCGCCTGA
- a CDS encoding amino acid synthesis family protein produces the protein MSFEIRKIVTYSEETRIEGGKATDKPVTMVGLAVVIKNPWAGRGFVEDLKPEIRANCSDLGALMVERLTAAIGGADKIEAYGKAAVVGAEGEIEHASAVIHTLRFGNHYREAVQAKSYLSFTNKRGGPGTSIQIPMMQKDDEGLRSHYITLEMQIEDAPRADEIVVVLGASDGGRLHPRIGNRYIDLEELAAEKANAQ, from the coding sequence ATGAGTTTCGAAATCCGCAAGATCGTCACCTACTCCGAAGAGACCCGCATCGAAGGCGGCAAGGCCACCGACAAGCCGGTGACCATGGTCGGCCTGGCCGTCGTGATCAAGAACCCATGGGCTGGTCGCGGTTTCGTAGAAGATCTGAAGCCGGAAATCCGCGCCAATTGCTCGGACCTGGGCGCCCTGATGGTCGAGCGGCTGACCGCCGCCATTGGCGGGGCCGACAAGATCGAGGCCTATGGCAAAGCGGCCGTGGTCGGCGCGGAGGGCGAAATCGAACACGCCTCGGCGGTCATTCACACCCTGCGCTTTGGCAACCACTACCGCGAAGCGGTACAGGCCAAGAGCTACCTGAGCTTCACCAACAAGCGCGGCGGCCCGGGCACTTCGATCCAGATCCCGATGATGCAGAAGGACGACGAAGGCCTGCGCTCGCACTACATCACCCTGGAAATGCAGATCGAAGATGCCCCGCGCGCCGACGAAATCGTCGTGGTCCTGGGGGCTTCCGACGGTGGCCGCCTGCACCCACGCATCGGCAACCGCTACATCGACCTGGAAGAACTGGCTGCCGAAAAAGCCAACGCTCAATAA
- a CDS encoding alpha/beta fold hydrolase, which produces MIQPVAERTPAGTSYLSVGQGQPVVLIHGVGLNKEMWGGQFVGLANDYRVIAYDMLGHGQSALPAADIGLEGYAAQLAELLDHLQIAQATVIGFSMGGLVARAFALHYPQRLAALVILNSVFNRTPEQSAGVIARAAQAAEQGPDANVDAALDRWFSREYKAANPAQVAAIRQVLASNDPQGYHTTYSLFATQDMYRAADLGSIQVPTLIATGELDSGSTPAMARQLAASIPGAHSVVLAEQRHMMPVEAPREVNKMLLDFLAQARTLTESAKGIVA; this is translated from the coding sequence ATGATTCAGCCTGTTGCTGAACGCACCCCCGCCGGCACCAGCTACCTGTCTGTTGGCCAGGGCCAACCCGTGGTACTGATCCATGGCGTGGGCCTGAACAAGGAAATGTGGGGCGGTCAGTTCGTTGGCCTGGCCAACGACTACCGCGTCATCGCCTACGACATGCTCGGCCACGGCCAAAGTGCCCTGCCGGCTGCCGACATCGGCCTGGAAGGCTATGCCGCCCAGCTTGCCGAGCTGCTCGACCACCTGCAGATCGCACAGGCCACCGTGATCGGCTTCTCCATGGGTGGCCTGGTCGCCCGGGCGTTCGCCTTGCATTACCCACAGCGCCTGGCGGCACTGGTGATACTCAACAGTGTGTTCAACCGCACCCCCGAGCAGAGTGCCGGGGTTATCGCCCGCGCGGCCCAGGCAGCCGAGCAAGGCCCGGACGCCAATGTCGACGCCGCGCTCGACCGCTGGTTCAGCCGTGAATACAAGGCTGCCAACCCGGCGCAGGTCGCCGCCATTCGCCAGGTCCTGGCGAGCAACGACCCACAGGGCTACCACACCACGTATTCGCTGTTCGCCACCCAGGACATGTACCGCGCCGCCGACCTGGGCAGCATCCAGGTGCCGACGCTGATCGCCACCGGCGAACTCGACTCGGGCTCTACCCCGGCCATGGCCCGCCAGCTCGCCGCCAGCATTCCGGGTGCGCACAGTGTGGTCCTCGCCGAGCAACGGCATATGATGCCAGTGGAAGCACCGCGTGAAGTCAACAAGATGCTGCTGGACTTTCTCGCACAAGCCCGCACCCTTACCGAATCCGCCAAGGGGATTGTTGCATGA
- a CDS encoding aldehyde dehydrogenase: protein MTLVRFQMCIDGQWRDAQSGKTFDSLNPATAQAWAQLPDADEVDVELAVQAAQRAFDSQQWRSISATARGKLLRRLGDLVAENKEHLAQLESRDNGKLIRETRGQVGYLPEFFHYTAGLADKLEGGTLPLDKPDLFAYTVHEPIGVVAGIIPWNSPLYLTAIKLAPALAAGNTIVLKPSEHASATILELARLALEAGFPPGVVNVVTGYGPSTGAALTRHPLVRKIAFTGGAATARHVVRSSAENFAKLSLELGGKSPNIIFADADLDSAINGAVAGIYAASGQSCVAGSRLLVQDEIFDEFVARLIARAKRIRIGNPQDDASEMGPMATAQQLAVVEGLVAAAKAEGARLHMGGKRAVVEGDGWFYEPTLFECDSNSMTIMQEEVFGPVAAVIRFKTEEEALAIANDSQFGLAAGIWTRDLGRAHRLARDVRSGIIWVNTYRAVSAMAPIGGFKNSGYGRESGIDSVLAYTELKTVWINLSTAPMPDPFVMR from the coding sequence ATGACCCTCGTTCGTTTCCAGATGTGCATCGACGGCCAATGGCGCGATGCCCAGAGCGGCAAGACCTTCGACAGCCTCAACCCGGCCACCGCCCAGGCCTGGGCACAATTGCCAGATGCCGACGAAGTCGATGTGGAGCTGGCCGTGCAGGCCGCCCAGCGGGCCTTCGACAGCCAGCAATGGCGCAGCATCAGCGCCACCGCGCGCGGCAAGCTGCTGCGCCGCCTGGGCGACCTGGTTGCCGAAAACAAGGAACACCTGGCCCAGCTGGAAAGCCGCGACAACGGCAAGCTGATCCGCGAAACCCGCGGCCAGGTCGGCTACCTGCCGGAGTTCTTCCACTACACCGCAGGCCTGGCCGACAAGCTCGAAGGCGGAACCCTGCCGCTGGACAAGCCCGACCTGTTCGCCTACACCGTGCACGAGCCGATCGGCGTGGTGGCCGGGATCATCCCGTGGAACAGCCCGCTGTACCTTACCGCGATCAAGCTGGCGCCGGCCCTGGCCGCCGGCAATACCATCGTGCTCAAACCGTCCGAGCACGCCTCGGCGACCATTCTCGAACTGGCCCGCCTGGCCCTGGAGGCCGGCTTCCCGCCCGGCGTGGTCAATGTGGTCACCGGCTACGGCCCGAGCACCGGCGCAGCGCTGACCCGTCACCCGCTGGTACGCAAGATCGCCTTCACCGGCGGTGCCGCCACCGCCCGCCACGTGGTGCGCAGCAGTGCCGAGAACTTCGCCAAGCTGTCGCTGGAGCTGGGCGGCAAGTCGCCGAACATCATCTTCGCCGACGCCGACCTGGACAGCGCCATCAACGGTGCCGTGGCCGGCATCTATGCCGCCTCCGGGCAAAGCTGCGTGGCCGGCTCGCGCCTGCTGGTGCAGGACGAAATCTTCGACGAGTTCGTCGCCCGCCTGATCGCCCGCGCCAAGCGCATCCGTATCGGCAACCCGCAGGACGACGCCAGCGAAATGGGCCCGATGGCCACCGCGCAACAGCTGGCCGTGGTCGAAGGCCTGGTGGCTGCGGCCAAGGCCGAAGGCGCCAGGCTGCACATGGGCGGCAAGCGTGCCGTGGTCGAGGGTGACGGCTGGTTCTACGAGCCGACCCTGTTCGAGTGCGACAGCAACTCGATGACCATCATGCAGGAGGAAGTGTTCGGCCCGGTTGCTGCGGTGATCCGCTTCAAGACCGAAGAAGAAGCCCTGGCCATCGCCAACGACTCGCAGTTCGGCCTGGCCGCCGGTATCTGGACCCGCGACCTGGGCCGTGCCCACCGCCTGGCCCGCGACGTGCGTTCGGGGATCATCTGGGTCAACACCTACCGCGCCGTATCGGCCATGGCGCCGATCGGCGGCTTCAAGAACAGCGGCTACGGCCGTGAGAGCGGCATCGATTCGGTGCTGGCCTATACCGAGCTGAAGACGGTGTGGATCAACTTGTCCACCGCGCCCATGCCCGACCCCTTTGTCATGCGCTAG
- a CDS encoding flavin reductase family protein, which produces MIEPGIYKDVMGSFPSGVTVVTTLDADGGIVGITASAFSALSIDPALVLFCPNYASDTYPILRDSKQFAIHLLSADQTAEAYAFAGKGKDKAKGIEWHLSELGNPLLTRATAIIECELWREYDGGDHAIIVGAVKNLVLPAEPVTPMVYHKGKLGALPPLGC; this is translated from the coding sequence ATGATCGAACCCGGCATCTATAAAGACGTGATGGGCTCCTTCCCGTCCGGCGTCACGGTGGTCACCACCCTGGACGCCGATGGCGGCATCGTCGGCATCACCGCCAGTGCGTTCAGCGCGTTGTCGATCGACCCGGCACTGGTGCTGTTCTGCCCCAACTACGCCTCCGACACCTACCCGATCCTGCGTGACAGCAAGCAGTTCGCCATTCATCTGCTGTCTGCCGACCAGACCGCCGAGGCCTACGCGTTCGCCGGCAAGGGCAAGGACAAGGCCAAAGGCATCGAGTGGCACCTGAGCGAGCTGGGCAACCCGCTGCTGACCAGGGCCACGGCGATCATCGAATGCGAACTGTGGCGCGAATACGATGGCGGTGACCACGCGATCATCGTTGGTGCAGTGAAGAACCTGGTGTTGCCGGCCGAGCCGGTGACGCCGATGGTCTACCACAAGGGCAAGCTGGGCGCCCTGCCCCCCTTGGGTTGCTAG
- a CDS encoding carboxymuconolactone decarboxylase family protein — protein MSNEKYEKGLQIRTQVLGEDYVNRSIQNADDFTKPLQELVTEYCWGHVWGREGLSLKERSMINLAMISALNRPHELKLHIRGALRNGLSREQIREILLQVGIYCGVPAAVDSFRLAREAFAEADAESTR, from the coding sequence ATGAGCAACGAAAAGTACGAGAAAGGCCTGCAGATCCGCACCCAGGTGCTGGGCGAGGACTACGTCAACCGCTCTATCCAGAACGCCGACGACTTCACCAAACCGTTGCAGGAGCTAGTCACCGAATACTGCTGGGGCCACGTCTGGGGTCGTGAAGGCTTGTCGCTGAAAGAGCGCAGCATGATAAACTTGGCCATGATTTCCGCGCTCAACCGGCCCCACGAGCTCAAGCTGCACATTCGCGGCGCATTGCGTAATGGCCTGAGCCGTGAACAGATTCGCGAGATCCTGCTCCAGGTCGGCATTTATTGCGGCGTGCCCGCGGCGGTGGACAGCTTCCGCCTGGCCCGCGAAGCGTTCGCCGAAGCCGATGCGGAGTCAACCCGTTAA
- a CDS encoding GntR family transcriptional regulator, with translation MKRLPLDDSFKVNRNPVTLREIVLDKLRAAIMNFHLLPGDRLVERDLCDRLGVSRTSVREALRHLESEGLVEFADAKGPRVAIITLEDARDIYELRCVLEGLIVQLFTLNAKAKDIRALERALEVNREALEEGELQQVLDSVQGFYDVLLEGSGNQVAAQQLRQLQARISYLRATSVSQENRRGASNREMEKIVEAIKSGDPLAAHQASVDHVRAAAKVALDYLRQKQDDNAKLRDIVEPLALKEPRIGR, from the coding sequence ATGAAACGCCTGCCACTCGACGACAGTTTCAAGGTCAACCGCAACCCCGTTACCCTGCGCGAAATCGTGCTCGACAAGCTGCGCGCCGCGATCATGAACTTCCATCTGCTGCCGGGCGACCGCCTGGTCGAGCGCGACCTCTGCGACCGCCTCGGCGTCAGCCGCACCTCGGTGCGTGAGGCCCTGCGCCACCTGGAGTCGGAAGGCCTGGTGGAGTTCGCCGATGCCAAGGGCCCGCGCGTGGCCATCATTACCCTCGAAGACGCCCGCGACATCTATGAACTGCGCTGCGTGCTCGAAGGCCTGATCGTGCAACTGTTCACCCTCAACGCCAAGGCCAAGGACATCCGTGCCCTGGAGCGCGCACTGGAAGTCAACCGCGAGGCCCTCGAAGAAGGCGAGCTGCAACAGGTGCTGGATTCGGTACAAGGCTTCTACGATGTGCTGCTGGAGGGCTCCGGCAACCAGGTGGCAGCCCAGCAGTTGCGCCAGTTGCAGGCCCGCATCAGCTACCTGCGCGCCACCTCGGTATCGCAGGAAAACCGCCGCGGCGCCAGCAACCGGGAAATGGAAAAAATCGTCGAGGCGATCAAGAGCGGTGACCCGCTGGCTGCCCACCAGGCCTCGGTCGATCACGTCCGCGCCGCGGCCAAGGTAGCCCTGGACTACCTGCGCCAGAAGCAGGATGACAATGCCAAGCTGCGCGATATCGTCGAGCCCCTGGCCCTCAAGGAACCTCGCATAGGCCGCTGA
- a CDS encoding NUDIX hydrolase translates to MPNAPRYCPHCTTELARGVPTGDTHERLHCTGCGYIHYINPKIIAGCIIERDGKYLLCQRAIPPRPGTWTLPAGFMEAGETTEQAALREVWEETGVRAEIVSPYSIFSVPKISEVYIIFRAIATEETGQYGAETLACKFFEPDDIPWDDIYYPAIRQILERYILERQAGVYGIYMGNDDTGKVHFIR, encoded by the coding sequence ATGCCCAACGCCCCGCGCTACTGCCCGCACTGCACCACGGAACTGGCCCGGGGCGTTCCCACAGGCGACACCCACGAACGCCTGCACTGCACCGGCTGCGGCTATATCCACTACATCAACCCGAAGATCATTGCCGGTTGCATCATCGAGCGCGATGGCAAGTACCTGCTATGCCAGCGCGCTATCCCGCCGCGCCCGGGCACCTGGACCTTGCCCGCCGGCTTCATGGAGGCCGGCGAGACTACCGAGCAGGCGGCATTGCGCGAGGTCTGGGAAGAAACTGGCGTGCGCGCCGAGATCGTCTCGCCGTACTCGATCTTCAGCGTGCCGAAGATCAGCGAGGTGTACATCATCTTCCGCGCCATCGCCACCGAGGAAACCGGGCAATACGGGGCGGAAACACTGGCCTGCAAGTTCTTCGAGCCGGACGATATTCCCTGGGACGACATCTACTACCCGGCGATCCGGCAGATCCTGGAGCGCTACATCCTCGAGCGGCAAGCTGGGGTGTACGGCATCTACATGGGCAATGACGACACCGGCAAGGTGCACTTCATTCGCTAG
- a CDS encoding LysE family translocator: MPDTAQLLTFALICLGMVLTPGPNMIYLISRSICQGRKAGLISLGGVALGFVIYMVCAALGITALVMAVPFAYDALRIGGALYLLYLAWQALRPGGRSPFQVRDLPADSPRRLFTMGFATSLLNPKIAVMYLSLMPQFIEPGHGSVLLQSLVLGSTQITISVTVNALIATMAGSIAVFLAGRPSWQQVQRWLMGTVLAGLAVRMLAEGRR, translated from the coding sequence ATGCCCGACACCGCGCAACTGCTCACCTTCGCCCTGATCTGCCTCGGCATGGTCCTGACCCCGGGGCCGAACATGATCTACCTGATCTCCCGCTCGATCTGTCAGGGCCGCAAGGCCGGGCTGATCTCGCTGGGCGGCGTGGCCCTGGGCTTCGTCATCTACATGGTCTGCGCCGCACTGGGGATCACTGCCCTGGTGATGGCGGTGCCCTTTGCCTACGACGCGCTGCGCATCGGGGGCGCGCTGTACCTGTTGTACCTGGCCTGGCAGGCGCTGCGCCCTGGCGGTCGTTCACCCTTCCAGGTTCGCGACCTGCCTGCCGACAGCCCGCGGCGGCTGTTCACCATGGGCTTCGCCACCAGCCTGCTCAACCCCAAGATTGCCGTCATGTACCTGTCGCTGATGCCGCAGTTCATCGAGCCGGGCCATGGCAGCGTGCTGTTGCAGTCGCTGGTGCTGGGTTCGACGCAGATCACCATCAGCGTCACGGTGAATGCCCTGATCGCGACCATGGCCGGGTCGATTGCCGTGTTCCTTGCCGGGCGCCCATCGTGGCAGCAGGTACAACGCTGGCTGATGGGCACGGTGCTGGCGGGCCTGGCCGTGCGCATGCTGGCCGAGGGGCGGCGCTGA
- a CDS encoding LysE family translocator codes for MALSVLAAFWAVSMLFVMTPGADWAYAISAGMRGRWVMPAVAGMLSGHFLATLVVAAGVGSLLAGHPLALTLLTLAGCSYLLWLGGNLLLSPALPTAGQGGAGESGSRWAFKGFCVSGLNPKVFLLFLALLPQFTDPQSSWPVPLQILLLGLVHLCSSLVIYSLVGYGAKAVLSTRPQAAKLVGRVSGVAMITVAVGLIAGQMG; via the coding sequence GTGGCTCTCAGTGTTCTGGCGGCGTTCTGGGCCGTGTCGATGTTGTTCGTGATGACCCCCGGCGCGGACTGGGCCTATGCCATTTCGGCGGGCATGCGCGGGCGCTGGGTGATGCCTGCGGTGGCGGGAATGTTATCGGGGCATTTCCTGGCGACTTTGGTGGTGGCGGCCGGGGTTGGCAGCCTGCTGGCGGGTCACCCGCTGGCGCTGACCCTGCTGACTCTGGCAGGGTGCAGCTACCTGCTGTGGTTGGGTGGCAACCTGCTGCTGAGCCCGGCATTGCCGACGGCCGGGCAGGGCGGAGCCGGGGAGTCAGGTTCGCGCTGGGCATTCAAGGGGTTCTGCGTCAGCGGCCTGAACCCGAAAGTGTTCCTGCTGTTCCTGGCCCTGCTGCCGCAATTCACCGACCCGCAGTCGAGTTGGCCGGTGCCACTGCAGATACTGCTGCTGGGGCTGGTGCACCTGTGCAGTTCGCTGGTGATCTATTCGCTGGTCGGCTATGGCGCCAAAGCCGTGTTGAGCACCCGGCCACAGGCGGCGAAGCTGGTCGGGCGGGTTTCCGGCGTGGCGATGATCACGGTGGCCGTGGGCTTGATCGCCGGGCAGATGGGTTGA
- a CDS encoding Lrp/AsnC family transcriptional regulator, with product MDRIDRKILAELQKDGRLSVTELADRVGLSLSPCHRRLKALEETGAILGYHARLAPSALGLNFAALVFVTLREVTRQPVADFEAALAEIPQIVEAQRLFGDPDYLLHVVAKDLPAFQKLYDEQLTSIPNVKRLSSTLVMKEVIQDRLLPM from the coding sequence ATGGACAGGATCGATCGAAAAATTCTTGCCGAACTGCAAAAAGACGGTCGGCTGTCGGTGACCGAGCTGGCCGACCGCGTCGGGCTCAGCCTGTCGCCTTGCCATCGGCGCTTGAAGGCACTGGAGGAAACCGGGGCGATTCTTGGCTATCACGCCCGCTTGGCGCCGAGCGCCTTGGGCCTGAACTTTGCGGCGCTGGTTTTCGTGACCCTGCGCGAAGTTACCCGCCAGCCGGTGGCGGACTTTGAAGCAGCCTTGGCCGAGATTCCGCAGATTGTCGAAGCACAGCGGCTGTTTGGCGACCCGGATTACCTGCTGCACGTGGTGGCCAAGGACTTGCCGGCATTCCAGAAGCTGTATGACGAGCAGTTGACCAGCATTCCCAATGTGAAGCGGTTGAGTTCGACCTTGGTGATGAAGGAGGTGATTCAGGATCGGTTGTTACCGATGTAG
- a CDS encoding purine-cytosine permease family protein, with amino-acid sequence MTSAVNSAPLIEKHTIGYVPPQDRHGKVRDLFTLWFGGNIAPLPIVTGALGVQLFHLNLLWGVVAILVGHLLGGVLMALHSAQGPQMGIPQMIQSRAQFGSLGALLVVVIAGVMYIGFFASNIVLAGKSLHGVVDVVPVPVGIVIGALGSGIIGIIGYRFIHVLNRIGTWVLGIGIVVGFGYIFSHVQSDDFLSRGGFNLAGWLATVSLAALWQIAFAPYVSDYSRYLPADVKVSATFWTTYLGSALGSSLSFIFGAVAVLAIPAGMDTMDAVKLATGTLGPIMLVLFLLSVISHNALNLYGAVLSIITLVQTFAYRWIPTARSRAVLSLVVLSACCVVAVFASADFIGHFVDMVLVLLVVLVPWTAINLIDFYAIHKGDYDIQSIFQVDGGIYGRYNPQALIAYAVGIVVQIPFMNTPLYVGPIAEHINGADLSWLVGLAVTSPLYWWLASRDSAYRRRQASAKVAMGH; translated from the coding sequence ATGACCAGTGCAGTCAATTCGGCCCCCCTGATAGAAAAACACACGATCGGCTATGTGCCCCCGCAAGACCGCCATGGAAAGGTAAGGGATCTGTTCACGCTGTGGTTCGGCGGCAACATCGCGCCGCTGCCCATCGTCACCGGCGCATTGGGCGTGCAGCTGTTCCACCTGAACCTGCTGTGGGGCGTCGTCGCCATCCTGGTTGGCCATCTGCTTGGTGGTGTGCTGATGGCGCTGCACTCGGCCCAGGGCCCGCAGATGGGCATCCCGCAGATGATCCAGAGCCGCGCCCAGTTCGGCTCGCTCGGCGCACTGCTGGTCGTGGTGATCGCCGGGGTCATGTACATCGGCTTCTTCGCCTCCAACATCGTCCTTGCCGGAAAGTCACTGCACGGTGTGGTCGATGTCGTGCCCGTGCCGGTGGGCATCGTCATCGGTGCACTGGGCTCGGGCATCATCGGCATCATCGGTTACCGCTTCATCCATGTGCTCAACCGCATCGGCACCTGGGTGCTGGGCATCGGCATCGTGGTCGGCTTCGGCTACATCTTCAGCCATGTGCAAAGCGACGACTTCCTCAGCCGTGGCGGCTTCAACCTGGCCGGCTGGCTGGCCACCGTGTCGCTGGCGGCGCTGTGGCAGATCGCCTTCGCCCCGTATGTCTCGGACTATTCGCGCTACCTGCCGGCCGACGTCAAGGTCAGCGCGACGTTCTGGACCACCTACCTGGGTTCCGCGCTGGGTTCCAGCCTGTCGTTCATCTTCGGCGCCGTGGCGGTGCTGGCGATCCCTGCCGGCATGGACACCATGGACGCCGTCAAGCTGGCCACCGGTACCCTGGGGCCGATCATGCTGGTGCTGTTCCTGCTCAGCGTGATCAGCCACAACGCCCTCAACCTGTATGGTGCGGTGCTGTCGATCATCACCCTGGTGCAGACCTTTGCCTACCGCTGGATCCCCACTGCCAGGAGCCGTGCAGTGCTGTCACTGGTGGTGCTGAGCGCCTGCTGCGTGGTGGCGGTATTCGCCTCGGCAGACTTCATCGGCCATTTCGTCGACATGGTGCTGGTGCTGCTGGTGGTATTGGTACCTTGGACGGCGATCAACCTGATCGACTTCTACGCCATTCACAAGGGGGACTACGACATCCAGTCGATCTTCCAGGTCGATGGTGGCATCTACGGGCGTTACAACCCGCAGGCGCTGATCGCCTATGCCGTGGGCATCGTGGTGCAAATCCCGTTCATGAACACGCCGCTATATGTCGGCCCGATTGCCGAGCACATCAACGGTGCAGATTTGTCGTGGCTGGTGGGCCTGGCGGTCACTTCGCCGCTGTACTGGTGGCTGGCCAGCCGCGACAGCGCCTACCGTCGTCGCCAGGCCAGTGCCAAGGTAGCCATGGGGCATTGA
- a CDS encoding NUDIX hydrolase produces MSSTEVLASVDIVALRMAPEAQHLQVLLHRREREPHVGQWALPGVIVNGRTPDTSLEGAADRALREKAQVLPRYLEQVGTEGNAFRDPRGWSLSTFYLALLDPQQQVEGEQLAFFDLDSVLERKLLLPFDHNLLVGRARERLAAKTVYSSLPLYLLAEKFTVLDALGAVQACLGQAVNNTSLRKRLERLRELGWVRDTGEKNQPRLGRPQQLYAYTPRGERAFMFDRSLLPEGA; encoded by the coding sequence GTGAGTAGCACCGAAGTCCTGGCCAGCGTCGATATCGTCGCCCTGCGCATGGCCCCTGAAGCACAGCACCTGCAAGTGTTGCTGCACCGTCGTGAACGAGAACCGCATGTCGGCCAGTGGGCCTTGCCCGGGGTCATCGTCAACGGCCGAACCCCCGACACCAGCCTGGAAGGCGCTGCCGACCGGGCCCTGCGTGAAAAGGCGCAGGTATTGCCGCGTTACCTGGAACAGGTGGGTACCGAAGGCAATGCCTTCCGTGACCCCAGGGGCTGGTCGTTGAGCACCTTCTACCTGGCGCTGCTCGACCCGCAACAGCAGGTCGAGGGCGAGCAACTGGCGTTCTTCGATCTGGACAGCGTGCTGGAACGCAAGTTGCTGCTGCCGTTCGACCATAACCTGTTGGTTGGCCGTGCCCGCGAGCGCCTTGCCGCGAAGACCGTGTACAGCAGCTTGCCGCTTTACCTGCTGGCCGAGAAGTTCACCGTGCTGGATGCGCTGGGCGCGGTGCAGGCCTGCCTGGGGCAAGCGGTGAACAACACCTCGCTGCGCAAGCGGCTGGAGCGCTTGCGCGAGCTGGGGTGGGTGAGGGACACCGGGGAAAAGAACCAGCCGCGCCTTGGGCGGCCGCAGCAGTTGTATGCCTATACACCGCGGGGCGAGCGCGCGTTCATGTTCGACCGTAGCCTGTTGCCCGAGGGCGCCTGA